A single window of Betta splendens chromosome 11, fBetSpl5.4, whole genome shotgun sequence DNA harbors:
- the LOC114865723 gene encoding inactive phospholipase C-like protein 2 isoform X1 — translation MADFGERKSAAAPPVAGRKAAAAAAAAGASLETHREEPVSNGGCSAPDAAATRLHDPSSCESPTWESAGSESATKPIPRRSSLIKDGSRAGRDRKKTVSFSSSLSEKKISSAADCIHSMVEGCELKKIRPNSRVYQRYYLLDAGLQALFWEPSKKESDKARIFLASIREVRTGRNTETFRTSGVYEQISEDCAFSIIYGELYESLDLVANSAEVANIWVTGLRYLMQYKKHALDMLASSQDSLRLGWLEQLFSSAADPNGQEGVDGGIRLQSAVKLIQSVNPGVSSGKVEQRFKELQRLRERMCGSTLDNGSGVQDLSEPKKPTGRSERVTKQEFNKVFHDFCTRPEIYFLLVQFSSNKEFLDTQDLMRFLEAEQGMAQVSEETSLKLIRSHEPTEEGRQRGYLSLDGFTSYLTSPECHLFDSEHDAVCQDMSQPLSHYYINSSHNTYLIEDQFKGPSDISGYIRALKMGCRCVEVDVWDGPDEEPVVCTGRTLSPPLSLRCVLEAIGKFAFVASDYPLIICIENHSSLLQQRVMWQHLTKILGDMLYTDPPDEGDLYLPSPHALRHRILIKGKKFSNGEDGEVSEEDEGAEMCQKMKAANNAGSEKDILQKGNVSPSNPSHLAPKQFQLLKELSGLVTLCRSVRFTDFKTSSKSQRPWELCSFHETLALRLAGDSPRDFVNHNKRFLSRVYPKPMRIDSSNMNPQDLWKCGCQIVSMNFQTAGLMMDLNTAWFRQNGGCGYVLRPDIMRQEVSYFSADTRDTVPGVSPQLLHVKVISGQNLPKPRGSGAKGDVVDPYVYVEIHGIPADCTERRTRTVTQNGDNPIFDESFEFQINLPELAMVRFVVLDDDFIGDEFIGQYTIPVECLQSGYRHVPLQCLTGEELPHAKLFVHVALTNRRGGGKPHKRGLSVRKARKGRDYTALRDLGIRAVDEVFKMAAPLLREATDLRENMQNSVEVFRELCGVSAVANLMQCVLALSSAVSGPEGMPLLLFDLRDDYPTLEPQGPLPDVLRRVVSTYELMVQASRAVMELSDGIYDKILHIQTTAMEFHEKLQNLAAKEGLKGRKVTRALESFSWNITILKGQTDLLTHAKAEVQDNMKQVHDAALTGNLTKESLGVRRVRSQTRRGQDEKPILSASGPSA, via the exons ATGGCTGATTTCGGGGAGAGGAAGAGCGCCGCCGCTCCACCGGTTGCTGGCCGAaaggctgcggcggcggcggcggcggccggagCGAGCCTGGAGACGCACCGGGAGGAACCCGTGTCAAACGGCGGCTGCAGCGCGCCCGACGCCGCCGCGACGAGGCTGCACGACCCGTCCAGCTGCGAGTCGCCGACGTGGGAGAGCGCAGGCTCGGAATCGGCGACGAAGCCGATCCCTCGACGCAGCAGTCTGATCAAG GACGGGTCGCGTGCAGGTCGGGACAGGAAGAAGACGgtgtccttcagcagcagcctgtcagaGAAGAAGATCAGCAGCGCCGCCGACTGCATCCACTCCATG GTGGAGGGCTGTGAACTGAAGAAGATCCGTCCCAACTCGCGCGTCTACCAGCGCTACTACCTGCTGGACGCCGGCCTCCAGGCTCTGTTCTGGGAGCCGTCGAAGAAAGAGTCGGACAAAGCCCGGATCTTCCTCGCCTCCATACGAGAG GTACGGACCGGCCGTAACACAGAAACCTTCCGCACCAGCGGCGTTTATGAGCAGATATCAGAAGACTGTGCGTTCTCCATCATTTATGGAGAGCTGTATGAAAGCCTGGACCTGGTGGCCAACTCTGCAGAAGTGGCCAACATCTGGGTGACTGGTCTAAG GTATCTGATGCAGTACAAGAAGCATGCCCTCGACATGCTGGCCAGCAGTCAGGACAGCCTCCGCCTTGGCTGGCTGGAGCAGCTGTTCTCCTCCGCGGCTGATCCCAACGGGCAGGAGGGCGTCGACGGAGGGATCCGCTTGCAGTCGGCCGTTAAGCTCATACAGAGCGTGAACCCCGGCGTGAGCAGCGGCAAGGTGGAGCAGAGGTTTAAGGAGCTTCAGAGACTCAGGGAGAGGATGTGTGGATCAACGCTGGACAATGGGTCCGGAGTTCAAGACCTGAGCGAACCCAAAAAGCCAACAGGAAGGAGCGAACGAGTCACCAAGCAGGAATTCAACAAGGTCTTCCACGACTTCTGCACACGTCCGGAAATCTACTTTCTGTTGGTGCAGTTCTCCAGCAACAAGGAGTTCCTGGACACCCAGGACCTGATGAGGTTCCTGGAGGCGGAGCAGGGCATGGCCCAA GTGAGCGAGGAGACCAGCCTGAAGCTCATCCGGTCCCACGAGCCCACGGAGGAGGGCCGACAGCGGGGCTACCTGTCCCTGGACGGCTTCACCAGCTACCTCACTTCGCCCGAGTGCCACCTCTTTGACAGCGAGCACGACGCCGTGTGCCAGGACATGTCCCAGCCTTTGTCCCACTACTACATCAACTCCTCCCACAACACCTACCTCATAGAGGACCAGTTCAAAGGGCCCTCCGACATCTCCGGCTACATCCGCGCTCTCAAGATGGGCTGTCGATGCGTAGAGGTAGACGTGTGGGATGGCCCTGATGAGGAGCCGGTGGTGTGTACTGGACGCACACTCTCCCCACCGCTGTCCCTACGCTGTGTGTTAGAAGCTATTGGAAAGTTTGCATTTGTGGCGTCGGACTATCCATTAATTATTTGTATTGAAAACCACAGCTCGCTTTTGCAACAGAGAGTAATGTGGCAACATCTCACGAAAATACTAGGGGACATGTTGTACACAGATCCCCCAGACGAAGGAGACTTGTACCTGCCGTCGCCTCATGCCCTGCGGCATCGAATCTTAATTAAGGGTAAGAAGTTCTCCAACGGAGAAGACGGGGAGGTCAGCGAGGAGGACGAAGGAGCAGAGATGTGCCAGAAGATGAAAGCGGCCAACAACGCCGGGAGCGAGAAGGACATCCTGCAAAAAGGCAACGTCAGTCCGTCGAATCCTTCTCATCTGGCTCCCAAACAGTTCCAGCTCCTGAAGGAGCTGTCGGGCCTGGTGACGCTCTGCCGCTCGGTCCGCTTTACAGACTTTAAAACGTCATCTAAAAGCCAAAGGCCTTGGGAGCTGTGTTCCTTTCACGAGACCCTGGCCCTGCGTCTTGCCGGCGACAGCCCCCGCGACTTTGTCAACCACAACAAGCGTTTCCTGTCGCGGGTGTACCCCAAGCCGATGCGCATCGACTCCAGCAACATGAACCCTCAGGACCTGTGGAAGTGCGGTTGCCAGATCGTGTCGATGAATTTTCAAACGGCGGGGCTGATGATGGACCTGAACACAGCCTGGTTCCGGCAGAACGGGGGCTGTGGTTACGTCCTGCGGCCAGACATCATGCGGCAGGAAGTGTCCTATTTCAGCGCCGATACCAGGGACACGGTGCCTGGGGTGTCCCCGCAGCTGCTTCATGTCAAG GTAATTAGTGGCCAGAACCTGCCAAAACCAAGGGGTTCTGGGGCCAAAGGGGATGTGGTGGACCCTTATGTGTATGTGGAGATCCATGGCATTCCAGCGGACTGCACAGAACGCCGCACCAGGACGGTGACCCAGAACGGGGACAATCCCATCTTTGATGAGAGCTTCGAGTTCCAGATCAACCTGCCAGAGCTCGCCATGGTTCGCTTTGTGGTGCTGGACGACGACTTCATTGGTGACGAGTTCATAG GCCAGTACACGATCCCCGTCGAGTGCCTCCAGTCGGGCTACCGACACGTGCCGCTGCAGTGCCTGACGGGGGAGGAGCTTCCACACGCCAAGCTGTTCGTCCACGTGGCCCTCACCAATCGCAGGGGAGGGGGGAAGCCTCACAAGAGGGGCCTGTCCGTGCGCAAGGCCCGGAAGGGCCGCGACTACACGGCCCTGCGGGACCTGGGCATCCGGGCTGTGGACGAGGTTTTCAAGATGGCCGCCCCTCTGCTGAGAGAAGCTACTGACCTGAGGGAAAACATGCAG AACTCGGTGGAGGTGTTCAGGGAGCTTTGTGGGGTCTCGGCCGTGGCCAACCTCATGCAGTGCGTGCTGGCCCTGAGCTCCGCGGTGTCGGGTCCAGAGGGGAtgcctttgctgctgtttgaccTGCGGGACGACTACCCCACCCTGGAGCCGCAGGGGCCGCTGCCCGACGTCCTCCGCAGGGTCGTCTCCACGTATGAACTG ATGGTCCAGGCCAGCAGAGCGGTGATGGAGCTCTCTGATGGAATCTACGACAAGATCCTGCACATTCAGACAACGG CCATGGAGTTTCATGAGAAGCTACAGAACCTGGCGGCAAAGGAGGGGCTGAAGGGTCGCAAGGTCACCAGAGCGCTGGAGAGTTTCAGCTGGAACATCACCATCCTCAAG GGCCAGACCGACCTGCTGACACACGCCAAGGCTGAAGTCCAGGACAACATGAAGCAGGTCCACGATGCTGCCCTGACCGGAAACCTCACCAAGGAGAGCCTAGGCGTGAGGAGAGTTCGCTCCCAAACGCGACGAGGTCAGGATGAGAAGCCCATCCTGAGTGCAAGCGGACCCTCGGCGTAG
- the LOC114865723 gene encoding inactive phospholipase C-like protein 2 isoform X2 — MQYKKHALDMLASSQDSLRLGWLEQLFSSAADPNGQEGVDGGIRLQSAVKLIQSVNPGVSSGKVEQRFKELQRLRERMCGSTLDNGSGVQDLSEPKKPTGRSERVTKQEFNKVFHDFCTRPEIYFLLVQFSSNKEFLDTQDLMRFLEAEQGMAQVSEETSLKLIRSHEPTEEGRQRGYLSLDGFTSYLTSPECHLFDSEHDAVCQDMSQPLSHYYINSSHNTYLIEDQFKGPSDISGYIRALKMGCRCVEVDVWDGPDEEPVVCTGRTLSPPLSLRCVLEAIGKFAFVASDYPLIICIENHSSLLQQRVMWQHLTKILGDMLYTDPPDEGDLYLPSPHALRHRILIKGKKFSNGEDGEVSEEDEGAEMCQKMKAANNAGSEKDILQKGNVSPSNPSHLAPKQFQLLKELSGLVTLCRSVRFTDFKTSSKSQRPWELCSFHETLALRLAGDSPRDFVNHNKRFLSRVYPKPMRIDSSNMNPQDLWKCGCQIVSMNFQTAGLMMDLNTAWFRQNGGCGYVLRPDIMRQEVSYFSADTRDTVPGVSPQLLHVKVISGQNLPKPRGSGAKGDVVDPYVYVEIHGIPADCTERRTRTVTQNGDNPIFDESFEFQINLPELAMVRFVVLDDDFIGDEFIGQYTIPVECLQSGYRHVPLQCLTGEELPHAKLFVHVALTNRRGGGKPHKRGLSVRKARKGRDYTALRDLGIRAVDEVFKMAAPLLREATDLRENMQNSVEVFRELCGVSAVANLMQCVLALSSAVSGPEGMPLLLFDLRDDYPTLEPQGPLPDVLRRVVSTYELMVQASRAVMELSDGIYDKILHIQTTAMEFHEKLQNLAAKEGLKGRKVTRALESFSWNITILKGQTDLLTHAKAEVQDNMKQVHDAALTGNLTKESLGVRRVRSQTRRGQDEKPILSASGPSA; from the exons ATGCAGTACAAGAAGCATGCCCTCGACATGCTGGCCAGCAGTCAGGACAGCCTCCGCCTTGGCTGGCTGGAGCAGCTGTTCTCCTCCGCGGCTGATCCCAACGGGCAGGAGGGCGTCGACGGAGGGATCCGCTTGCAGTCGGCCGTTAAGCTCATACAGAGCGTGAACCCCGGCGTGAGCAGCGGCAAGGTGGAGCAGAGGTTTAAGGAGCTTCAGAGACTCAGGGAGAGGATGTGTGGATCAACGCTGGACAATGGGTCCGGAGTTCAAGACCTGAGCGAACCCAAAAAGCCAACAGGAAGGAGCGAACGAGTCACCAAGCAGGAATTCAACAAGGTCTTCCACGACTTCTGCACACGTCCGGAAATCTACTTTCTGTTGGTGCAGTTCTCCAGCAACAAGGAGTTCCTGGACACCCAGGACCTGATGAGGTTCCTGGAGGCGGAGCAGGGCATGGCCCAA GTGAGCGAGGAGACCAGCCTGAAGCTCATCCGGTCCCACGAGCCCACGGAGGAGGGCCGACAGCGGGGCTACCTGTCCCTGGACGGCTTCACCAGCTACCTCACTTCGCCCGAGTGCCACCTCTTTGACAGCGAGCACGACGCCGTGTGCCAGGACATGTCCCAGCCTTTGTCCCACTACTACATCAACTCCTCCCACAACACCTACCTCATAGAGGACCAGTTCAAAGGGCCCTCCGACATCTCCGGCTACATCCGCGCTCTCAAGATGGGCTGTCGATGCGTAGAGGTAGACGTGTGGGATGGCCCTGATGAGGAGCCGGTGGTGTGTACTGGACGCACACTCTCCCCACCGCTGTCCCTACGCTGTGTGTTAGAAGCTATTGGAAAGTTTGCATTTGTGGCGTCGGACTATCCATTAATTATTTGTATTGAAAACCACAGCTCGCTTTTGCAACAGAGAGTAATGTGGCAACATCTCACGAAAATACTAGGGGACATGTTGTACACAGATCCCCCAGACGAAGGAGACTTGTACCTGCCGTCGCCTCATGCCCTGCGGCATCGAATCTTAATTAAGGGTAAGAAGTTCTCCAACGGAGAAGACGGGGAGGTCAGCGAGGAGGACGAAGGAGCAGAGATGTGCCAGAAGATGAAAGCGGCCAACAACGCCGGGAGCGAGAAGGACATCCTGCAAAAAGGCAACGTCAGTCCGTCGAATCCTTCTCATCTGGCTCCCAAACAGTTCCAGCTCCTGAAGGAGCTGTCGGGCCTGGTGACGCTCTGCCGCTCGGTCCGCTTTACAGACTTTAAAACGTCATCTAAAAGCCAAAGGCCTTGGGAGCTGTGTTCCTTTCACGAGACCCTGGCCCTGCGTCTTGCCGGCGACAGCCCCCGCGACTTTGTCAACCACAACAAGCGTTTCCTGTCGCGGGTGTACCCCAAGCCGATGCGCATCGACTCCAGCAACATGAACCCTCAGGACCTGTGGAAGTGCGGTTGCCAGATCGTGTCGATGAATTTTCAAACGGCGGGGCTGATGATGGACCTGAACACAGCCTGGTTCCGGCAGAACGGGGGCTGTGGTTACGTCCTGCGGCCAGACATCATGCGGCAGGAAGTGTCCTATTTCAGCGCCGATACCAGGGACACGGTGCCTGGGGTGTCCCCGCAGCTGCTTCATGTCAAG GTAATTAGTGGCCAGAACCTGCCAAAACCAAGGGGTTCTGGGGCCAAAGGGGATGTGGTGGACCCTTATGTGTATGTGGAGATCCATGGCATTCCAGCGGACTGCACAGAACGCCGCACCAGGACGGTGACCCAGAACGGGGACAATCCCATCTTTGATGAGAGCTTCGAGTTCCAGATCAACCTGCCAGAGCTCGCCATGGTTCGCTTTGTGGTGCTGGACGACGACTTCATTGGTGACGAGTTCATAG GCCAGTACACGATCCCCGTCGAGTGCCTCCAGTCGGGCTACCGACACGTGCCGCTGCAGTGCCTGACGGGGGAGGAGCTTCCACACGCCAAGCTGTTCGTCCACGTGGCCCTCACCAATCGCAGGGGAGGGGGGAAGCCTCACAAGAGGGGCCTGTCCGTGCGCAAGGCCCGGAAGGGCCGCGACTACACGGCCCTGCGGGACCTGGGCATCCGGGCTGTGGACGAGGTTTTCAAGATGGCCGCCCCTCTGCTGAGAGAAGCTACTGACCTGAGGGAAAACATGCAG AACTCGGTGGAGGTGTTCAGGGAGCTTTGTGGGGTCTCGGCCGTGGCCAACCTCATGCAGTGCGTGCTGGCCCTGAGCTCCGCGGTGTCGGGTCCAGAGGGGAtgcctttgctgctgtttgaccTGCGGGACGACTACCCCACCCTGGAGCCGCAGGGGCCGCTGCCCGACGTCCTCCGCAGGGTCGTCTCCACGTATGAACTG ATGGTCCAGGCCAGCAGAGCGGTGATGGAGCTCTCTGATGGAATCTACGACAAGATCCTGCACATTCAGACAACGG CCATGGAGTTTCATGAGAAGCTACAGAACCTGGCGGCAAAGGAGGGGCTGAAGGGTCGCAAGGTCACCAGAGCGCTGGAGAGTTTCAGCTGGAACATCACCATCCTCAAG GGCCAGACCGACCTGCTGACACACGCCAAGGCTGAAGTCCAGGACAACATGAAGCAGGTCCACGATGCTGCCCTGACCGGAAACCTCACCAAGGAGAGCCTAGGCGTGAGGAGAGTTCGCTCCCAAACGCGACGAGGTCAGGATGAGAAGCCCATCCTGAGTGCAAGCGGACCCTCGGCGTAG